Proteins from a single region of Hermetia illucens chromosome 3, iHerIll2.2.curated.20191125, whole genome shotgun sequence:
- the LOC119652356 gene encoding cytosolic 10-formyltetrahydrofolate dehydrogenase — translation MQRIMEPLKLAIIGQSNFAADVLELLIEKSYSVVGVFTIPDKGSREDILASTAKNHNIPVFKFPSWRKKGVAIPEVLSQYKSIGANLNVLPYCSQFIPMEVIDGAKLGSICYHPSILPRHRGASAISWTLIEGDETAGFSIFWADDGLDTGPILLQKQCPLEPTDTLDTIYKRFLYPQGVKAMGEAVDLVAKGTAPKIPQTEIGATYDPAMFREENQIINLDQPAKRIWNFVRGLDSVPGAIAYVEGDKGEEEQIRLFGAHMFSAVPVTGEPLKLKGLKKPAIVHDDGIAIEGTDGEFVNIKRVKRGTKVIPAAEWFKQSAAKVEIELTADETQKKEALRAIWNSILKIPIEETTDFFASGAGSMDVVRLVEECKDAFDVPLENESVFMAPVFDEFFLEIVKNLRQGSVGSDVKVYFDGFVLHANKREISVPTQMFVNGQFMDGEGRKTLDIINPTTEELLCKVAFASKNDVDTAVKSAHKAFQSWKLMPARQRGQLMMKLADLMEQHKEELATIEAVDSGAVYTLALKTHVGMSIDVWRYFAGWTDKIEGSTIPVNPARPNNVLTFTKKEPIGVCGLITPWNYPLMMLSWKMAACIGAGNTVVIKPAQVCPLTALKFAELSVKAGFPPGVINVVTGSGSLAGQAIADHPLVRKLGFTGSTPIGQHIMKSCAESNLKKVSLELGGKSPLVIFADCDLDKAVRYGMSSVFFNKGENCIAAGRLFVEDTIHDEFVRRVVKDIKLMTIGDPLNRSTAHGPQNHKSHFDKLLEYCEIGLKEGATLVYGGRRVPNMKGYFLEPTVFTNVEDHMFIAKEESFGPIMIISKFNGSDIESVMKRANSTEYGLASGVFTKDINKALAFADKIEAGTVFVNVYNKTDVAAPFGGFKQSGFGKDLGREALNEYLKTKCVTVEF, via the exons ATGCAACGAATCATGGAA CCCCTTAAATTGGCGATTATTGGACAAAGCAATTTCGCCGCTGACGTATTAGAATTGCTTATCGAGAAAAGCTACTCCGTCGTTGGTGTATTTACTATTCCTGATAAGGGAAGTCGCGAAGATATTCTCGCAAGCACCGCTAAAAACCATAATATTCCCGTCTTCAAGTTCCCATCATGGAGGAAAAAAGGCGTTGCTATACCAGAAGTTCTTTCCCAGTACAAATCGATTGGGGCCAACCTAAACGTTTTGCCATATTGTTCACAATTCATTCCTATGGAAGTTATCGATGGAGCGAAACTAGGAAGTATCTGTTATCATCCATCTATTCTACCCCGCCATAGAGGAGCTAGTGCCATTTCGTGGACTTTAATAGAGGGAGACGAAACCGCAGGATTCTCCATCTTCTGGGCTGACGACGGTTTAGATACTGGTCCAATTCTGCTGCAAAAGCAATGCCCGCTAGAGCCAACAGATACTTTGGATACAATCTACAAGAGGTTCTTATACCCGCAAGGAGTGAAAGCAATGGGTGAAGCTGTCGATCTCGTTGCAAAAGGAACTGCTCCAAAAATCCCCCAGACTGAAATCGGCGCAACATATGATCCTGCTATGTTCCGAGAAGAGAACCAAATAATAAACCTAGATCAACCGGCAAAGCGAATTTGGAATTTCGTTAGAGGTTTGGACTCTGTTCCCGGTGCGATAGCCTACGTTGAAGGCGACAAAGGAGAGGAAGAACAGATAAGGCTTTTCGGAGCACATATGTTTTCAGCAGTTCCAGTGACTGGCGAACCTTTAAAACTCAAAGGATTAAAAAAACCTGCCATTGTTCACGACGACGGTATAGCGATAGAGGGAACTGATGGTGAATTCGTTAATATCAAAAGAGTGAAGAGAGGTACTAAGGTAATCCCTGCTGCGGAATGGTTTAAACAATCGGCAGCTAAAGTGGAAATTGAACTTACCGCCGATGAGACTCAGAAGAAGGAGGCTTTACGTGCGATTTGGAATAGTATTCTAAAGATCCCTATTGAAGAAACAACTGACTTCTTCGCATCTGGAGCTGGCTCAATGGATGTTGTGCGTTTAGTTGAAGAATGCAAAGATGCTTTTGATGTACCTTTGGAGAATGAATCAGTTTTCATGGCTCCGGTTTTCGATGAATTCTTCTTAGAAATCGTAAAGAACCTCCGACAAGGAAGCGTTGGCTCTGACGTGAAGGTTTATTTCGATGGATTTGTCTTGCATGCTAATAAACGTGAGATCTCTGTTCCAACTCAAATGTTTGTCAATGGGCAATTCATGGATGGTGAAGGAAGAAAAACTCTTGACATAATTAATCCAACCACTGAAGAGCTACTTTGTAAAGTTGCTTTCGCTTCGAAAAACGATGTTGATACGGCAGTGAAAAGTGCGCATAAAGCCTTCCAAAGCTGGAAGCTGATGCCCGCGCGACAAAGAGGTCAGCTAATGATGAAACTGGCTGACTTGATGGAACAGCACAAGGAAGAACTGGCTACAATTGAAGCAGTTGATTCAGGAGCAGTCTATACATTAGCCCTGAAAACTCACGTCGGTATGTCCATCGATGTTTGGCGTTACTTTGCCGGTTGGACCGATAAGATTGAAGGAAGCACTATACCAGTAAATCCAGCAAGGCCAAACAACGTTCTTACATTTACGAAAAAAGAACCCATTGG TGTTTGTGGGCTTATTACACCATGGAATTATCCTCTCATGATGTTGTCGTGGAAGATGGCAGCCTGCATCGGGGCAGGTAACACAGTTGTCATCAAACCTGCTCAAGTTTGCCCGCTCACAGCCCTCAAATTTGCTGAACTTTCGGTAAAGGCCGGATTTCCTCCAGGGGTTATAAATGTTGTCACTGGTTCTGGCTCCTTAGCTGGCCAAGCTATAGCTGATCATCCGTTAGTGCGAAAACTTGGATTTACAGGATCAACGCCTATTGGACAACATATTATGAAATCTTGCGCGGAATCAAATCTGAAAAAGGTGTCATTAGAGTTGGGTGGAAAGAGCCCGTTGGTCATATTTGCTGACTGTGATTTGGACAAAGCTGTGAGATAT GGTATGTCCTCAGTATTTTTCAATAAAGGCGAAAATTGCATTGCCGCCGGACGTTTATTTGTTGAGGACACCATTCACGATGAGTTTGTCAGACGGGTTGTGAAGGATATAAAATTGATGACAATTGGTGACCCATTGAATCGATCAACTGCCCACGGACCACAAAATCACAAGTCTCATTTCGATAAGCTCCTGGAATATTGTGAGATTGGCTTGAAGGAAGGCGCCACGCTTGTATACGGAGGAAGACGGGTACCAAACATGAAAGGCTACTTCCTCGAACCAACTGTTTTCACCAACGTTGAAGATCATATGTTCATAGCTAAGGAAGAGTCTTTCGGACCTATTATGATAATTTCGAAATTCAATGGAAGTGATATTGAGTCCGTAATGAAACGTGCGAATTCTACTGAATACGGTCTAGCGAGTGGAGTATTCACCAAGGATATAAACAAGGCTCTAGCTTTTGCAGATAAAATTGAAGCAGGCACTGTTTTCGTAAACGTATATAATAAAACAGATGTGGCGGCACCGTTTGGTGGATTCAAGCAAAGTGGTTTTGGAAAAGATCTTGGCAGGGAGGCTCTCAATGAATATCTGAAAACAAAATGTGTTACTGTTGAGTTTTAA